AGATAGTCTTTTAACCCCTGAAAGGCTTCTTGGTAGTCAGGTGTCCATTCGATCAGCTTGCTCTTGGAGTGTCTTAACAATTTGAAGAATGGTTCACATTTGTCGGTCAGCCACGAGATGAATCGAGATAACGCCACGAGTCTGCCTTGAAGGGCTTCCACATCCTTCTTAAGTACCGGTTGCGCCATGTCCAGAATGGCCTGTACCTTTTCCGAGTTTGCCTCTTTGCCACGTTGACTGACGATGTAGCCCAAGACTTACTTGTTGTCACGCCGAAAAAACACTTTTCTGGGTTCAATctcatcttttattttttgagcACGTTGAAGATGGTTTAGAGGTTGGCTACGTGGTCCTCAGCCTTGACGCTCTTGGCCAACATGTCATCCACGTATACCTCAATCTCGCGACGGATGTGCTTATCAAACATTTGCGTGACGCAACGCACATACGTAGCCCCTGCATTCTTTAATCCGAAGGGCATGACATTATAACAATAAAGGCCTCTGTCAGTAATGAAGGTCGTAGCCTTTTGATCCGCGGGGTTCATGCGTATCTGATTGTACCGAGAGTAGGCATACATCATAAACCCTTGGGCTGGGAAGCCCTAAAAATTTAGGGTGCGTTTAGCGTTTAGAGTTCAGGAGTTAGCGATGCGCCGCTTCTTCCTTCATACCCTAATGTGACTACCGGTGTGACCCCTAGTGTGGCTATTTGTGTCCTTACCAGTGTGACTACTGGTGTGACAACATTAATGCTGATATTTAGATattatgaattaatttcagaattGCAAAATCACATAACAGTTATAAAGATTtgttatttctagtcattcttctttttcttcttgtcacaacatagtcacactACCATATACACGGGTAGTCACACTACTAGATACAATGACAGTCATAATGTCGTTATTGTAACAACCAGTGTGACTACAAGTGTGACTGCAAGTGTGATTTGCAGTGGACAACATTATAACTACCAATGTGGCTCCTAGTGTGACACATGGTGTAATAGTCACACTACAACTCACAATGGCAGTCACACTAACAGTTATAGGTGCagtcacactaactgtcacaatGTCCATATTGTAACTACCAATGTGACTACTAGTGTGACACCTGATGTGACTACTAGTGTGACACCTGATGTGACTATATTCGATAGGTGTCGAGATAAATTTGTAAAATCCGCGAAAATTATGTTCAAATTCAAAGGAGATCGGTATGAttgtgctcagaatgaagCAAATAGCTAGAATTATGGAGTTTAGGCTCTGGTTTCCCCGGAAAAGCTTGGAGCACCGCCATGGACAACGACAACCCCTTTCAAGGGTTTATGTGCCTTATACAGTGGTCGATTCGGAGTGAGTgtgatatcaaatgaaagatagGGGAAAAAgatctttccaacggtaccaaccaCACTCAAATCCATCGCTGAACGGAAAAGTTATAGCcgtaaaaagaagaaaaaaaagagtgaGAAAGAGCAAAACAATGGAAGTTGTCGCTAGTGTCAGCATATACAATTAGTTGTTGGGAAGACTAGATCAATGTCGGGGCAGAAAAGTCGTTGGGACTGCGTGAGATCAAAGACATCGTGAATCTTCAAGGACGACCGTCGAGGCAAGGAGACGATTGGGGGATGCCGAAACAGGGTATTGTCGGTCTGCATGATGGCGGTGACGATTCCGGGTCCTAGAAAGTGTGTTGGGTTGCTCCAGTTTTAAGGAGCTACGTCGGCGTTGGATCCCCAGAACAAGGTGTCAGAATAGGGCTGCTATGGCGACGAGGAGAAGTTTGGGACAGGGAAATTTGGGCCTGCCTGAGGCGACGTTGGATGATGATGTTGACGGGAGGAGAAGATGGGTGCCCAGAAAAATTTTCTGGGTGTCCAAAGAAATTGAGATATctgattgtttttctttccgACGACAACTTGTTGGTTATTGCTCAAAAGTTCCGACAAGGCCAAGAAGAAAAGGTTGTCGGTGATTGGGATTTCAGggttaggatttatttttctgGTGACCTCATCGGTCAGACACTTTAGAACAAAGTTCATGATAACGTGTTCAaggagaaacaaaacaaatataataacaacgtaatggaacagaacgtaacTCTTTATTAATTGACAatgtggcctatatatagacattacatatgGAGTATCCCAAAGACTTAGAGACAAATATCTACATAAAGCATAATCTTCTCTAATAAGGAAACATAAAtagatttattaaaaaaacataaatagaCTAagacacataagggtagaataataattctcccgaattgtttttttagaaaaaaccACCACTATCTAAAAgagatgaaaataaaaatgagatCGATTATAAGATAGAGACAATTGAAGACTTTTTTTCTATCAGAGTCCATTTCCATGTTGATGTCACCAACGGTACCAACCACACTTAAATCTATCGCCGAACGGAAAAGTTATGGCcgtaaaaaaaagaaaaaaaagagtgagaaagagaaaaacaatGGAAGTTGTCGCTAGTGTCAGCATATACAATTAGTTGTTGGGAAGTAGTATCAATGTCGAAGCAGAAAAGTCGTTGGGGTTGCGTGAGATCAAAGACATCGTGAATCTGCAAGGACAACCGTCGACGGAAGGAGACGATTGGGGGATGCCGAAATAGGGTATTGTCGGTCTGCATGATGGCGGTGACGATTCTGGGTCCTAGAAAGTGTGTTGGGTTGCTCCGGTTTTAAGGAGCTACGTCGGCATTGGATCCCCAGAGCAAGGTGTCGGAATAGGGCTGCTATGGCGACGAGGAGGAGTTTGGGACAGGGAAATCTGGGCCTGCCTGAGGCGACGTTGGATGATGATGTTGACGGGAGGAGAAGATGGGTGCCTAGAAAAATTTTCTAGGTGTCCAAAGAAATTGAGATATctgattgtttttctttccgACGACAATTTGTTGGTTATTGCTCAAAAGTTCCGACAAGGCCAAGAAGAAAAGGTTGTCGGTGATTGGGATTTCAGGGTTAGGATTAATTTTTCTGGTGACCTCATCGCTCAAACACTctagaacaaagtgcatgataacgtgtTCGAGGAGAAACAAAACGAgtataataacaacgtaatagaacagaacgtaactccttattaattgataatgtgacatatatatagacattacatatgGAGTATCCCGAAGACTCAGAGACTCATATCTACATAAAGCATAATCTACTCTAATAAGGAAATATAAAtagatttattaaaaaaaacataaatagaCTAAGACaaataagggtagaataataattaattctctcgaaattatttttgttttttttagaaaaaaaaccacCACTATCTAAAAgagatgaaaataaaaatgagatCGATTATAAGATAAAGACAATTGAAGACTTTTTTTCTATCAGAGTCCATTTCCGTGTTGATGTCAGCAACGAAACCAGTTGGTCACCTCTAGTGTTAATACCAATCACGAAACTAAGTTACCAGTTGAATTCAAAGTCAAATTCAATTTTCCGGCTAGGATTGCAACCATAACcacagaaaaaagaaaaaaccgaAAGCAGGTAGGGTAATCGGAAAACAATTTTATACACCTGATTAATCCAGATCAACTACCTAAACATTTCACTTGCTTGATTAGCGGAACAATTGAACCACCTTTAGggtttcttcatcatcttcttgaaTTCCTCGAAGTTGACGTGGCCATCGCCGTCGGCGTCGACGGAGGCGATCATCTTGGCGCAGTCCTTACGCGAGCACTTCTGTCCCAATCGCTTGAGGACCTCGTGGAGCTCACCCGCGGAGATGCGGCCGTTCTTGTCGAGGTCGTAGAGGTCGAAAGCGTCGCGGAGATCCTTGGTGGATCCGCCGTTGAGAATCTCGGCGAACTCGTCTAGGTCAATGCGGCCGTCGCCGTCCTTGTCGAACTCGGCCATTATGGTCCTGACCTCGTCCGGCGTCGTCTCGGAGCCGAGCTCCCGGAAGATCTCCCTGAGCTCGTCGCAGCAGATCCTCCCGTCGCCGTTCTTGTCAAACTTGTCGAAGATCAGCTTCAGCTCCTCCGGCGAAGATCCGACTGCGCCGCCGCCTCTCAAGCTTCTCGACGACATCGTGCAATTAAGAGACCGGAATTCTCTGGTTCCGTGAAAACAAATAGAACCCGATCGCGCGACCTCATTTATAGAGGGGCATACACTGCGGGCCCCACTCTCACTCGTTTTCCGGTACTCAAACGCGTTAACTTGCAGAACAAAACAGCTAAGATTTGGTCTGGCTACAATCCGCTGCGGCAGCTGTGTGAGGTTAGTGGACACGTGTACGGTGTTCTGTGATTTGGCTGCGGGTGTAGAATTGATGGCGTGTTGACGCGTTGGAGAGGAATGGCGGTACAAGGAAGTTAAGAATAGGAATCCTAGAAGGGAAGGTTTTAGAAGAAACGGTTGGGTGGTTAGTTGATGGTTACTTTGGtgtgactctctctctctatgtgTCACTCACCTATTCCCGCGTggaattaattaaaattaaaaattaaaataaaaaaaataagatttgGGTAGAGGAGGAAAGCGCGTAAGGCAAGGAAAACGTACAACTCAAAAAAGGTGAGTTATGCAACATGCCCACGTCGATGTAAATTATGTGTCTTGACATCAACATGAGAATAAATCGAAACTACGAGAAATCGTGTACTTTTGTCCAGCTAGGTATTTGTTTGTAAGTTTGATTCCATAGAATGAAAGTGATGTGTGTGATCAAGCTATTATTATAGACAAttgaattttattaattaagttgTGTACGTATTTAATGTAATCTTACCGTCAATTTCTACTATCACAAGTGGACATCGGTACCTTCTAACAAAGTTGGCCGGCGGAGTTGTTGGTTGGTCACAAATTTTCGGCATAAAtgtcgatttgcaccccaaattttgctgaaattgtcaatttgcactccgaacttgcatttgagtcaatttacctcctaaacttgctaaaaattgccgatttgcacctcatccgttaaatttaattgtttctatccaattttgcgtcacatgtcatgcatttaaggggtagtattgtcattatatatttataattttcttaaaaataaataaaaatattcttgaaaatgaggattattttgttaatcaaattatttatttacatctttttttctacctacttaaccctactttgaattatatattcaatatacccacccattcaaatatagtgtgttgtgtataaatatatttttatatgtacacattgttggaggatgaacaaaacgagaataataacgacgtaatagaacagaacgtaaccgtttattgattgataatgaggccaatatataggcattacataaccacaatcccgtaggattcgaagtcctaatctattacagagatgcgaatctatctctaacagaaaacctaataaggctaagacacacaatggtagaatagtaattctctcggaacacacatttatttttaattttcaatgtatttatttatttatattttttctaatatcttttaacataccatatcacataaaataataaatatataaatcaataacatgtttcgaaaaaacaaacattgtagcaagtgttcctcttaagtaattttattaatttatttcattattcaatatgaataaatatataatgacaatactaccccttaaatgcatgacatgtgacgcaaaattggatagaaacagttaaatttaacagatgaggtgcaaatcggcaatttttaccaagtttaggaggtaaattgactcaaatacaagttcggggtgtaaatcggcaatttttaccaagtttaggaggtaaattgactcaaatgcaagttcggggtgcaaattgacaatttcagccaaatttggaGTGCAAATTGGCATTTATGCCCAAATTTTCAGATGTAGGCCCCATATTTGTTAGACCGAGCCCATTGATCAAAGCCTCAATTGATTATCAATCAGTAACTAATTTGTTATAACTACTTTGTTACTACATGATTTTCAATATTCGGATCTCCACGGAACCATTAAATGGAATGTTCATTGGACCTTAAAATGATCACAGTCCCCGAGATAGTATATTAAATGCATTCCACAAAACAATAAACTGATTGCAGTTTACGAGACAGTAAATTAATCACAATCCACGAgacattaaatgattaatcaCTTCTACATTAAAACTATCACACAAGAAATTCATGAGGTGATCAAATTTAATCTTATTTCAGTGTTGAGACATgtatttttttcttgaattcttgTTTCTATTAATATACATATTGAtaacaatttatttatatttattttttccttTCGGTACAAATTCATTGCaggaaaataaattttaaatttgggCCCCATACTTATTAGACTGACCCCAATGATCAAAGCCATAATTAGATAGAGTAAAAGTTAGTAAAACCTCCAAAGCATAATAAGTGAGTGGAGAAAGTGAAGAACGTTCAACACTCCTCTTCCCACTACAACGTGAAGTAAGCACCAAGAAACATGGAATGAGATCCAATTATCCAATAATCATGGCTGCCAACTACTACTTGTTAGCAatctaatttattttgttttatccTTTTTGAATTGATTCTGACTTAAGGGTCGGAGTGTCTTTCTATTTTGCAGATTCCTCCCCCCCATAATCGATCACCACAATTGTCTAAGGCTTATGCGCTTATCAAAGACCAAACGAGAGGGCTTTTTCTTGGGTGATCCCTCTCCCGGAACTTTTATGGTCCAACAGTGTTACAACCTGAACCATGTTTGCTTGCTTACGATTTTACCGTTATTCCTTACTCGTCTCAAGAGTCCTATTACCATTAGGAGTcttaaaagttgactttttataGTGGTACTAGATCAGGAACATTCTTTTAAAATGAGGTAAAGGATGTTAAAACGAGTCCATTGACATGTATCACATTTGATTTAGATTTTGTATTCAAAAGTTATGATCAAAATATGAAAGTTTCCGATTTGGGTCGAGTATAAAAGGAGGAAACTACCCGaaatagaaatcaaaatttatttccatctttttttctttccttttactGTTCCTTCCTCTTCCCGAGCTCCTTCTTCCCCATCAACTTCTTTTCGCCTTATCTCCTTCATCCGGTGACGAAATCGAGTGAGACCATTGGCTTTCTCTATGGATATGAGTTGGTGTTTGGAAGAAATTCGAGATGTTTGGAGCCCTAAAAGGTAGAAAGGCTACTGTTGTCCCCTTTTGAAGTTGTGAGTAGAACTCCATACTCTGGTAACCAATCGAGATAATTCTTGTTGGGTTTTGAAACTTATGGGGCCTACAACAACCCCTTAAAACAttttaaagaaattaaaaataggTAAGGACAATCGAATCAAATAAAATCTAGGGTTCTTGGAGATTAATTTcagaaatttaatttttgttcgTATCTAGACTCGGAATTGGACTTTATGTTAGTTATGAACGTTGTTTGGTATGTTGTATGGATTGTGATGGTAAATTTGGTGGCCATTAGAGGTGGTCGGAGTTGGGTGGCTGGACGCCACTTCCGGCGGCGTTTGGGGCAGCTGCTGCTGTGCCGGGATTGTTTTTGAAGGCATTTTGGGTTGTATGATGGTTGAGGAAGGTGTGAGaatatttgtgtaatttgcgGAGGAATTTTGAGGTGAATTATGCATTTAATTGTCCAAATTAAATTGTTAAGGAGATGAGTTCTCGATTTTCAAGTAAGGAACTCTTAATATTTTGGGGAGTGTGGAGATTGTTGGTGAAGTTAGAGGATTTTTGGTTGAAGTTGGAACAATTTAAGCGAGTGAGGATGTATATATTCTTTTTGTTATTTATTCCGAGttattgaattaaaattgtaaaTATGTCTCTTACACAAGCCAAGAGGATAATCGATTTGAGGAGAGTTCGGAGTCGTTGGGCTTAGGCCACGTACTGTGAGTgcacatatattttaaaataatgcatgcatgattattGAATTTATTATTCTCTTGGGAATTGTATTTTGAGCTTACgaatatttattttgaaaatgagaTTTCCAataaattatgtttttttttgtagttatTCAGAAATGGGATTTACAAaaaattatgattttatttaaaTTGCGACATGTGAGACATGTtgaattattttaattttcccttgtatataattaattatatgattttattgagaaATCACCGGAAATGGGATTTCCGAGCACTTATGCTTTAATTAAGATATAACTTTATACTTTCTTTGAGTTAGTTTGAATATTTATTCGGAAATGAGATTTCAAGGTGATTATGCCTTATTTGAAGTACTTATTATATTCATGAATTTGGTTTGAATATTTATTTGGAAATGAGATTCATGGAATTTTCATGATGAATATTTCTTGATGCCATACTCATGAGATTATGCTACCATGTTTGTTCCACCTTATAGTGTCAATGGCTATCCCAAGTAGTGCACCCAAGCCCTTTCTGCCTGAGAGGCAATGTGATATATCTAGCAATATCACGAAAGCCCGGTACCTTCTTCGTTAATATCTTTTTTCCCGGGGGACATATTGTATAGCTTTGATATTTTCTTTAGCTCGCGGGGCTAGTCTACATACTaatattatttgttattttatttggctagcggggctagtctactttctaatattttttggTAGTCCACTTTCTATTTATCTTTTGATTTATGTTCTCGATATTATTTCGACTAGCGGGGGCTAGTCCATTTACGTTTAATTATTGATTATTAAATGTCGTTTTAATAACACTGGCATGCATTAGATTCTTATACTTAAGGAAATTGGGAAGTATATAAAATTGTTTATTTTATTCGATACTGTTCGAGGAGGAACgaaatgagaataataacaacgtaatagaacataacgtaaccctttattaattgataatgtggcatatatataggcattacataaccacactCCCATAGGATTCAAAGTCATAATCTAtgacagagatgcgaatctatctctaacaggaaacctaataagactaagacacacacaagggtagaatagtaattctcccggaacactcccccttgtgtcgcatgcctaggttgcatggtgcacacattgttgcctcggtaaaaaccttgtcaagcaaaataaaaacctcttgggtaaaaacaaaagcttgatcgaaggaaaaaaaaacacaatggaccgtctacatttgatagtatcatgtgaggtagactccccttgAAGTCTACAAAACAACTGCCCATGaatagtgccataatcatgaaGTATAaaaaacaacgtatacaacgttcattacatgcttctcaaaagtagtcttgggcaaatcattaatctagccatacatccttagatcatacatgctatacatagccaaacttagatcttaggaaacacgattgcataacaacgcaaacaagagtttgtaatgaaaaacagattctcgggtagaatgacattcactcacttaaatggTCATAACCTCTTCGTCACAATAGGTAtcagtgaaccgtaaaatgtttaGGAAAGTacacacccgtggctttctagTGACATAAAGTACACAACCTAACTGgaccggagcagttcacaatgctctgtcgaagttgattgACTTgtaaatttccggacagaactatcatactttgctaaaatggCCATAGCCTACTTAATATgaagctatgaacaaatggttggtgtctctAGAAAGGAGACACATATAGAccttccaacggtaccaaattcaccatatttcattgagtgAGCTGtcatgtaggtctcgttgatgttgacctacgaaaccgGATATATTCTAATTAGttacattcaatgtgtctttcacaaaggaatgggggaattgaccaatgaaggactaaTTTTGGTCTGAGACGGAATCGTACGCATCCTCGCCAGTCTTGACTGCGACACCAACACGTACGTTGATGTAGCTAGAGCTGCTGGCGGTgttggtgtggatatgatttgtgttggttcactaagtgtagaactaaacccatgtcaaaagaGCAATGCAAggccaatgacaatgcataggtgCATAGTTGATCACATCATAACAAAAGTAATAGTGTCCCAAATCTGGctgcataagctctccgtggtctggaggcatttagtCAAGCAATTAAAGTCTTTCAGGCACTTTCATATctgtgtcaagatccctttataGATATTCTACGACCACTATCAAATGCTACAAATTAGTTTTCATgaacactactactgatcaagtagcggaaaacaattatgtccataatgagagaatataactaATCGTAGttaatactaggataatgagacaatctttgcgccataagtcctgcaaatattgcatgacttcattTTTCTCATTACATTTTCGAACaatgactaacataacaaATCTAGTTCAGTCTGTATtaattctttccacttcagttaacttgctcatcgttgatactttacaacgaaataagagcataaacgaatacatcatcaatcatgggagaacaatccattaaacacgcgcgcgcttatacgatcaatttgagagatttcttttgttctctaaCATCAATAAAAGGAGTATGTAGCGTCACACAcaaacttagttgatagacatgttcaaagaatatctcttgatgatgggcaaaATATTTGTGCTTGCGCACCTCGCTTCTTTatgggttttgattccagagaataatggtctccccctcatttAGTTAGCAGCCAGGACaaaagctatgacccttactattCAATCTTTGCATTTGCCGCCATTGTTTTGTGGTGTAATACGACGGGCGCCGACAaaaccacagcgtacgatggtgccatcgccagCTTCTTCCCACTGTCACGGAttgtgccaacggtgctaggaccatgtcatatgaaattcttccatattttgagagttccaaccttaccggcacatcacaaaatttatgtgtgatctcgtcactttcacaatatcaataaagtcattgagcattgAATCTTtaactttctggaggtcgataatgcgtttcacctttgctcactttgagtagtccatgatcttaatgagacataatgCCACACCACGTTAATTCTTGGCGTTAAAAgcggaatgggagcattcaaTATCTCCCCATaatgacgggaagtatgtctcatcaaagtgaccgtctgctaatatcgcaggatagagatccacAATTGTAGATTAGagatagcggacaagtgttagTGCATAattcataaccaaccaaaactTAATCGTTTCgtgtagacccattgagattactacaatagaggcataTAAATAACTTAACCTAATAGGTATTAGGGAAAAAAATGTTGGGATCGGATCTAGTAACCATTTGGTAcacactaaacgcttggcaagttgtgggtctgaaatgaATAAATGTCGCTGCATgtaacatcattacatatccccatgcaaataCCGGTAGGTTAGTAACCAAGGCCGAACCTCTTCTAGatcgttctgtgaatgaacatgaggaattatATGTTTAACGACGATTCaagtagacatgcaaaacgaaatcatcaaaagtcttGGAGATAAACTCTCCAATTGTATTCAATCGAATAGATGTGAGacgatgggaagggtggtgagcccttagtatgatgatcatagctaaaaattTAGCAAATGAggcattccttgtggaaagcaaagcgatgtgtgaccaacgcatcgttgcatcaaccaataccataaaatacttAGAAGGTCTGCATTCTTGGTTGAATAAGTTCACAAATGGCATCTtaaatacgttgtaagaatggaatatcTTCAATTGGAGTCTTTACATGAGAAGATTGACAATAAGAGTCATCAATTAAGCAGGTTTTGTCAAGAGGCCGTGCAGGGGAGCCTGTGAGGCAGCTGCAGGGGCTGCAAGGTTGCAGGGCTGTAGGGGTTGCAGGGGCTGCCGGGCTACGGGGGCTACAGGGTCGTGCAAGGCAACTACATGGGTTGCTGCGGGGCAGGTGCAGGGGTAGGTGCGGGCAGGCAGTAGGGTTGCGTACAACCAATTTGTAGAATTTCtgacaaagatattcctctccattctcagcATAAGTATTCAGATGTAAATTATTgacatgtatggcctttaaaacttaacaAGGtacgaagatataaaacacaatctccgcacgagatccatAAAATAACTACCTGCAttgtaggacagtgtgggtggt
This genomic interval from Argentina anserina chromosome 1, drPotAnse1.1, whole genome shotgun sequence contains the following:
- the LOC126791972 gene encoding calcium-binding protein CML24-like, giving the protein MSSRSLRGGGAVGSSPEELKLIFDKFDKNGDGRICCDELREIFRELGSETTPDEVRTIMAEFDKDGDGRIDLDEFAEILNGGSTKDLRDAFDLYDLDKNGRISAGELHEVLKRLGQKCSRKDCAKMIASVDADGDGHVNFEEFKKMMKKP